The following are encoded together in the Bacillota bacterium genome:
- a CDS encoding ATP-binding protein: MNTAVAQEDVRIQEFLDMIAPSVIKFNTDHFICGNTYRCVWALREYPTATEEQAILRHLGEKDGVTLKIYARHVTPVEEKKIISNAANKNRMKRSNTNDLQQTVTAESNLQDVASIVASMHRNKEPLLHAAVYIELLAYDLEQLKLLQTEVLTELIRSKLNVDRLMLRQQQGFICVMPSGWNVFGDQFERVLPASSVANLYPFNYSGKTDANGFYLGRDKFGSNILVDFNKRADDKTNANILILGNSGQGKSYLLKLILCNMRQSGMHVLALDPEMEYEELTNNLGGCFIDLMSGEYIINVLEPKTWDENGDPRDAEAPQAFRQTSKLSQHISFLKDFFRTYKDFDDRQIDTIEIMLGKLYEQWGITDHSNFDRLKSTDYPILSNLYELIENEYKTFDESKRQLYTAEILQQICLGLHSLCKGAESKFFNGHTNITSSHFITFGVKGLLQASKNIRNALLFNVLSFMSNELLTKGNTVASIDEFYLFLTNLTAVEYIRNFMKRVRKKDSAVILASQNLEDFNIDGIREYTKPLFSIPTHAFLFNAGNIDAKFYIDTLQLEQSEYNLIRYPQRGVCLYKCGNERYNLMVTAPEHKARLFGKAGGR; the protein is encoded by the coding sequence ATGAATACTGCCGTGGCGCAGGAGGACGTCCGCATACAGGAATTTCTTGATATGATCGCACCGTCGGTCATCAAATTCAACACCGACCACTTCATCTGCGGCAATACCTACCGCTGTGTGTGGGCGCTTCGCGAGTACCCCACAGCCACGGAGGAACAGGCAATCCTGCGCCACCTTGGGGAAAAGGACGGTGTCACTTTAAAGATTTATGCCCGTCACGTCACCCCTGTTGAGGAAAAGAAGATCATTAGCAATGCCGCCAACAAGAACCGCATGAAGCGGAGCAACACCAATGACCTCCAGCAGACCGTCACCGCTGAGAGCAATCTGCAGGATGTAGCCTCCATCGTAGCCAGCATGCACCGGAACAAAGAACCACTGCTCCATGCCGCCGTCTACATTGAGCTTTTAGCATACGACCTTGAGCAGTTAAAGCTGCTGCAGACCGAGGTGCTGACCGAACTGATTCGCTCTAAGCTCAACGTTGACCGCCTCATGCTCCGCCAGCAGCAGGGCTTTATATGCGTGATGCCTTCGGGTTGGAATGTGTTCGGAGATCAGTTTGAGCGGGTACTGCCGGCATCCTCCGTTGCCAACCTTTATCCTTTTAACTACTCCGGCAAAACCGATGCCAACGGCTTCTACCTGGGCAGGGACAAGTTCGGCAGCAACATTCTTGTGGATTTTAATAAACGTGCCGATGACAAGACCAATGCAAACATTCTCATTCTTGGCAACTCAGGACAAGGAAAGTCCTACCTCCTGAAGCTCATCCTATGCAACATGCGGCAGTCCGGCATGCATGTACTGGCGCTTGATCCGGAGATGGAGTACGAGGAACTAACCAACAACCTTGGCGGCTGCTTTATTGACTTAATGTCCGGCGAATATATCATCAATGTGCTGGAACCGAAAACATGGGATGAAAACGGCGATCCCAGGGATGCTGAAGCTCCCCAGGCGTTCCGGCAGACCTCCAAACTCAGCCAGCACATCAGCTTTCTCAAGGACTTTTTCAGAACATACAAGGATTTTGACGACCGGCAGATCGACACCATTGAAATCATGCTGGGGAAGCTGTATGAGCAATGGGGCATCACGGACCACAGCAACTTTGACCGGCTTAAATCCACCGATTATCCCATCCTGTCCAACCTATATGAGCTGATTGAAAACGAATACAAAACCTTTGATGAAAGCAAACGCCAGCTTTATACCGCAGAAATCCTGCAGCAGATCTGCCTTGGACTCCATTCCCTATGCAAGGGTGCGGAGTCTAAATTTTTTAACGGGCATACCAACATCACCAGCAGCCATTTCATCACCTTCGGTGTGAAAGGACTGCTGCAGGCAAGCAAAAATATCCGCAACGCCCTGCTGTTTAACGTGCTGTCCTTCATGTCCAACGAGCTTTTAACCAAGGGCAATACGGTAGCAAGCATCGATGAGTTTTATCTGTTTCTTACCAACCTCACAGCGGTTGAGTATATCCGCAACTTTATGAAGCGTGTCCGCAAGAAGGACAGCGCCGTGATCCTTGCCAGCCAGAACCTGGAGGATTTCAATATTGACGGCATCCGGGAGTATACCAAGCCTTTGTTTTCCATACCGACTCATGCCTTCCTCTTTAATGCAGGAAACATTGATGCCAAATTCTACATCGATACCCTGCAGCTGGAGCAGAGCGAATATAACCTGATCCGCTACCCGCAGCGCGGTGTGTGTCTCTACAAATGCGGCAATGAGCGGTATAACCTCATGGTGACCGCGCCGGAACACAAGGCAAGGCTCTTTGGAAAGGCGGGCGGCAGATGA
- a CDS encoding HEPN domain-containing protein gives MDKVNIVKGWLDFANKDISCAKHLLGMRPVPLEIICYHSEQAAEEAVKGFLIYYNVEPPRTYDLEMLCRMCMDIDNTFDKLIEHCGRLARYGEQIYPLEMQISHNDMRTAIADADHVMEFVLQRLQLAEEISPDDDRQKDQQEKTAGQQLT, from the coding sequence ATGGACAAAGTCAATATAGTCAAAGGATGGCTTGATTTTGCAAATAAAGATATCAGCTGCGCAAAGCATCTCCTGGGTATGCGTCCGGTTCCATTGGAAATCATCTGCTATCACAGCGAACAGGCAGCCGAAGAAGCGGTAAAAGGTTTTCTTATATACTATAATGTCGAACCGCCCCGTACTTACGACTTAGAAATGTTATGCCGTATGTGCATGGATATTGACAATACTTTTGATAAGTTGATTGAGCATTGTGGAAGACTTGCTAGATATGGCGAGCAGATATATCCTTTAGAGATGCAAATTTCACACAACGATATGAGAACAGCCATTGCTGATGCTGATCATGTAATGGAATTTGTACTTCAAAGGCTTCAGCTTGCCGAGGAAATTTCACCGGATGACGATAGGCAAAAAGACCAGCAAGAAAAAACAGCAGGGCAGCAACTAACGTAA
- a CDS encoding Fic family protein: MDIYRLLDLYKAAIDERRPFEGEVLTQLKEYYRIGLTWSSNALEGNTLTESETKVLLEDGLTVGGKPLRYTFEAIGHAKAYDFMFTLLKNRTITERDVLTMHQMFYENIEKEYAGRYRDMDVFISGSRYPVAETKRIQEEMDGLFQWIATEREKFHPVVFAAQLHKRFVFIHPFKDGNGRIARLIMNTALIQDGYLLAVIPPVLRHEYIELLEKAHRDDKPFVQFIAERVIESQKEIMRLLHIPIPKLDSGMGMQL, translated from the coding sequence ATGGATATATACAGATTACTTGACTTATATAAGGCTGCTATAGATGAGCGCAGACCCTTCGAGGGTGAGGTGCTGACACAACTTAAAGAATACTATCGTATCGGCCTTACTTGGTCATCCAATGCTCTTGAGGGAAATACCCTTACGGAAAGTGAAACCAAAGTGTTGCTTGAGGATGGATTGACTGTTGGCGGTAAACCCTTGCGCTATACCTTTGAGGCAATCGGTCACGCTAAAGCCTATGATTTCATGTTCACACTGCTTAAAAATAGAACCATCACGGAAAGAGATGTTCTGACAATGCATCAAATGTTTTATGAGAATATAGAGAAAGAATATGCCGGAAGATACCGTGACATGGATGTTTTCATCAGCGGCTCCAGATATCCTGTGGCAGAAACAAAACGCATACAGGAAGAAATGGATGGACTTTTTCAGTGGATTGCAACCGAAAGAGAGAAGTTTCATCCGGTAGTGTTTGCAGCACAGCTCCATAAAAGATTTGTCTTCATTCATCCGTTTAAAGACGGAAATGGCAGAATTGCCAGGCTCATTATGAACACCGCACTGATACAGGATGGATATCTTTTGGCTGTAATTCCTCCGGTGCTTAGACATGAATACATTGAACTTCTTGAAAAAGCCCATAGAGATGACAAACCCTTTGTACAGTTTATTGCAGAGCGGGTTATTGAATCCCAAAAGGAAATCATGCGGCTTTTGCACATACCAATTCCAAAGCTGGACAGCGGCATGGGTATGCAGCTATAG
- a CDS encoding DUF4406 domain-containing protein, with translation MTDMKLVYICSPYAGDIEYNTKMAIAYCRYAVDCGVIPLAPHLLLPRFLCESNPAERELGIKMGLKLLALCSELWVFGDRISDGMRREIQEAERLGIKIIYQDSNKIQGVMNMKRWGIWAKRSAASICGAAEAWLKSEGKVQIFNTYEEAAEKASTLMKNIGTANVSYYPKEIEIELNEDQSSGINMKL, from the coding sequence ATGACGGATATGAAGCTGGTCTATATTTGTTCTCCCTATGCCGGAGATATTGAATATAACACCAAAATGGCAATAGCATACTGCCGCTATGCCGTAGACTGTGGCGTAATTCCCCTGGCTCCACATTTGCTGCTGCCGAGATTTCTCTGTGAATCAAATCCGGCAGAACGAGAGCTGGGAATCAAAATGGGGCTTAAGCTTCTTGCCTTATGCTCCGAGCTGTGGGTGTTCGGCGATAGGATATCTGATGGTATGCGGCGTGAAATTCAGGAAGCCGAAAGGCTCGGGATTAAAATTATTTATCAAGATTCAAATAAAATTCAGGGAGTGATGAACATGAAGCGATGGGGAATTTGGGCAAAGCGCAGTGCTGCCTCTATCTGCGGAGCTGCTGAGGCTTGGCTGAAATCGGAAGGAAAGGTGCAAATCTTTAATACTTATGAGGAAGCTGCCGAGAAAGCAAGCACACTTATGAAAAACATTGGCACGGCAAATGTCTCCTACTATCCCAAGGAAATAGAAATTGAACTAAATGAAGATCAATCCTCTGGCATAAACATGAAGCTATAA
- a CDS encoding DUF3852 domain-containing protein produces MKKKKKLLYLFCVTLVLISVFCMTAYAAPTGDVAGAIESTWKDASAQIKTVVNKVVFPAIDLILAVFFFAKLGMAYFDYRKHGMFEWTAPAILFACLIFTLTAPLYIWQILGM; encoded by the coding sequence ATGAAAAAAAAGAAAAAGCTCTTGTACCTTTTTTGCGTTACCCTTGTCCTTATCAGCGTTTTCTGCATGACCGCCTATGCCGCTCCTACCGGCGATGTTGCGGGAGCCATAGAAAGCACATGGAAGGACGCATCCGCGCAGATTAAAACCGTGGTCAACAAGGTCGTTTTCCCTGCAATCGACCTGATTCTTGCTGTGTTTTTCTTCGCCAAACTGGGGATGGCGTACTTCGACTATAGAAAACACGGAATGTTTGAGTGGACGGCTCCTGCTATTCTCTTCGCCTGCTTGATATTTACCCTCACAGCGCCGCTCTATATTTGGCAGATTCTTGGCATGTAA
- a CDS encoding DUF4320 family protein produces the protein MLEKLGNKRGEGYIDVAVLVLCAMLVIALAVKVFPVYIAKSQLDTFASELCREAEIAGRVGSETNQRAQVLRKKTGLDPAISWSKTGKIQLNEEFTVTVSMQTDIGLFGGFGSFPITLTAQATGKSEVYWKK, from the coding sequence GTGTTAGAAAAGCTGGGGAATAAACGCGGAGAAGGCTACATCGATGTAGCGGTACTGGTACTTTGCGCCATGCTTGTCATTGCTCTTGCCGTCAAGGTATTTCCGGTCTACATCGCCAAGAGTCAACTTGACACCTTTGCCTCAGAACTTTGCAGAGAAGCGGAGATTGCAGGCAGAGTCGGCAGCGAAACGAACCAAAGGGCGCAGGTGTTGCGGAAAAAAACAGGACTTGATCCCGCCATTTCCTGGTCAAAGACCGGCAAAATCCAGCTCAATGAAGAGTTCACGGTGACTGTTTCCATGCAGACCGACATCGGACTCTTTGGCGGTTTCGGCTCCTTTCCCATTACTCTGACCGCACAGGCGACAGGCAAAAGCGAGGTGTATTGGAAAAAATGA
- a CDS encoding type II toxin-antitoxin system death-on-curing family toxin, whose protein sequence is MKRLSIPQIVMMHSALIKETGGLDGIRDENLLDSAVNAPFQTFGGEYVYKTLEAKAARLGYSLVKNHPFVDGNKRIGMLAMLVFLEINGIELTCSDQDIIETGLKLAAGEMDDKQLLEWILRHN, encoded by the coding sequence ATGAAAAGATTAAGCATCCCGCAAATCGTGATGATGCACAGTGCGTTGATCAAGGAAACCGGAGGATTGGACGGGATTCGTGACGAGAACCTGCTGGACTCGGCGGTCAACGCTCCATTTCAGACCTTTGGCGGTGAATATGTATATAAAACACTGGAGGCGAAGGCGGCGCGTTTGGGGTATTCTTTAGTAAAAAATCATCCCTTTGTTGATGGCAACAAGAGAATCGGAATGCTTGCCATGCTGGTTTTTCTGGAAATCAATGGCATCGAGCTAACATGTTCGGATCAGGATATTATCGAAACCGGCTTAAAGCTTGCCGCCGGCGAGATGGATGATAAGCAACTCTTGGAATGGATTCTACGGCATAATTAA
- a CDS encoding type II toxin-antitoxin system Phd/YefM family antitoxin, whose amino-acid sequence MNINTNSLVSITEANQNFSKVARLVDENGVAVILKNNVPRYIITEFSEFQAEEMAVDEDVKSIARRLITKHRAAFEELAK is encoded by the coding sequence ATGAATATCAACACAAACAGCCTTGTATCCATTACCGAGGCCAATCAGAATTTTTCCAAGGTGGCGCGCTTGGTTGATGAGAATGGTGTTGCGGTCATTTTGAAAAACAATGTGCCGCGTTATATTATCACAGAGTTCAGTGAATTTCAGGCTGAGGAAATGGCGGTTGACGAGGATGTGAAAAGTATAGCCCGCCGCCTGATCACAAAACACCGGGCGGCGTTTGAGGAACTGGCTAAATGA
- a CDS encoding secretion protein F: MIFLLFLFVVLLAVGLFFILADVLKLPTMGAAKAMLSAGKQDKKAAKTVDAYFMSGAVRLSRFIRLDEYRKSRMSNVLKAAGISMTPEVYLAYAFVKAGAILLGVIPCLFLFPLLSPVMVLLAVLVYFKETRKADEQLKVKREQIESELPRFVATIEQSLKSSRDVLSILENFKKNAGAAFASELDIVTADMRSSSYEAALTRFEARLNSPQLSDVVRGLIGVLRGDDGAIYFQMLAHDFKVLELQRLKGEAQKIPPKIRIFSFIMLICFLFTYLAIIGYEIIKSLGGMF; the protein is encoded by the coding sequence TTGATATTCCTGTTATTTTTATTTGTAGTCCTGCTTGCGGTAGGGCTGTTTTTTATTCTCGCGGATGTGCTCAAGCTGCCGACCATGGGAGCAGCCAAGGCCATGCTCAGCGCCGGTAAGCAGGACAAAAAGGCTGCCAAAACCGTGGATGCGTATTTCATGTCCGGCGCTGTCAGGCTGTCAAGATTTATTCGCCTGGATGAGTACCGCAAAAGCCGCATGTCCAACGTCCTCAAAGCGGCGGGCATCAGTATGACACCGGAGGTTTACCTTGCGTATGCCTTCGTCAAAGCAGGAGCGATCCTCCTTGGCGTGATACCCTGCCTGTTCTTGTTCCCGCTGCTTTCCCCGGTGATGGTGCTGCTCGCCGTGCTGGTCTATTTCAAGGAAACCAGAAAAGCGGATGAGCAGCTGAAGGTCAAACGGGAGCAGATCGAAAGCGAGTTGCCAAGGTTCGTGGCGACCATCGAACAGTCGCTGAAAAGCAGCCGCGATGTGCTGTCCATTCTGGAGAATTTTAAGAAAAATGCAGGCGCTGCTTTTGCAAGTGAACTGGACATCGTAACTGCGGACATGCGATCATCCAGCTACGAGGCGGCGCTCACCCGATTCGAGGCAAGGCTCAATTCACCACAACTCTCTGATGTAGTGCGCGGACTCATTGGTGTATTGCGCGGCGATGACGGCGCAATCTATTTTCAGATGCTCGCTCACGATTTTAAGGTGCTGGAGCTGCAAAGACTCAAGGGTGAGGCGCAGAAGATACCGCCCAAAATCCGGATTTTCTCCTTCATTATGCTGATATGCTTCCTGTTTACCTATCTCGCCATCATCGGCTATGAGATCATCAAGTCCCTCGGCGGGATGTTTTGA
- a CDS encoding type II toxin-antitoxin system RelE/ParE family toxin — protein MDSEGKIYKVIISDEAAQMLVSHSRFLAQVSEKAVLDLVAEFSAKAKSLEEFPERNPWLSDPYIPAGKYRKLLMGKRYLLIYQIKGDTVYVDYVVDCRQDYGWLL, from the coding sequence ATGGACAGCGAGGGTAAAATATACAAAGTGATTATCTCCGATGAGGCGGCGCAGATGCTGGTATCTCACTCCCGCTTTCTGGCCCAGGTTAGTGAAAAAGCCGTACTAGATCTCGTAGCTGAGTTCAGCGCGAAAGCAAAATCTCTGGAGGAATTTCCGGAGCGAAACCCTTGGCTCTCCGATCCTTACATTCCTGCCGGTAAGTACAGAAAACTCCTTATGGGCAAACGGTATCTGCTCATTTACCAGATAAAGGGCGATACCGTTTATGTGGATTATGTGGTGGACTGCAGGCAGGATTACGGCTGGCTGTTGTAA
- a CDS encoding type II toxin-antitoxin system Phd/YefM family antitoxin → MINIKPSAAIRKNYNEISELCKKSGQPVYLTKNGEGDLVVMDIEAFARRESMLRLRENLVAAEESRLSGKSGYSIDEVSSMMKAAIKEVLDGQRG, encoded by the coding sequence ATGATTAATATAAAGCCATCAGCTGCAATTCGAAAAAACTACAACGAGATTTCCGAGCTGTGCAAGAAGTCCGGACAGCCTGTGTACCTGACCAAAAACGGTGAGGGTGATTTGGTGGTGATGGATATTGAAGCCTTTGCCAGACGCGAAAGCATGCTGCGCCTCAGAGAAAATCTGGTCGCAGCCGAGGAAAGCCGGTTAAGCGGCAAAAGCGGTTATTCCATTGACGAGGTATCTTCCATGATGAAAGCAGCCATCAAGGAGGTACTGGATGGACAGCGAGGGTAA
- a CDS encoding ISLre2 family transposase, which produces MEIIRSLTPKLLSIMEMVINNLDGEMDFAKFQDELASKLNDVGREITRIVLEEMDRQIREDKTRRQKWQVWRNGDSKEIVTRFGLVTYKRTYYRHRETKQYAYLADEQAGYTPHLRIDQNVKAELVACAADLSYRKSGQVIGERCGNISISGQTVKKAVDTFERASLAHRAKKQVKYLYIEADEDHVACQHGRSFEVRLVYIHEGWDSSKKSRKLEQPIYQSSVDEDIHIFWERVWEEADKLYDLEGVEKIYLIGDGAAWIQRGKEVFPQAEFILDRFHYMKYVHMVVGRDHKRGQILKNAIRFGNFEKAQEVIRELIKAAVTPGHKQRILDAWRYIKNNWAAIMALYREEKTISCSGEGHISHILSARLSSRPMGWSKNGARHMSYVRVARANGQSITEEYRRQQQSQPLPIISIQQEKLERERMKLKDTREVLDNIPILHGPKNYLWEALRGLSLG; this is translated from the coding sequence ATGGAAATAATTCGCTCATTAACTCCCAAACTCCTTTCAATAATGGAAATGGTAATAAATAATTTAGATGGAGAAATGGATTTTGCCAAATTTCAAGATGAATTAGCCTCTAAACTAAATGATGTAGGGCGAGAAATTACTCGAATAGTCTTGGAAGAGATGGACCGGCAAATCAGAGAAGACAAAACAAGGCGGCAGAAATGGCAAGTTTGGCGTAATGGTGATTCTAAAGAAATAGTGACCCGTTTTGGGTTAGTTACCTATAAGAGAACTTACTATAGGCATAGAGAGACCAAGCAATATGCGTATCTTGCGGATGAGCAGGCGGGCTATACTCCCCACCTGCGGATAGATCAGAACGTAAAAGCAGAGTTAGTAGCCTGTGCAGCCGATCTTTCCTATCGTAAGAGTGGGCAAGTAATAGGAGAGCGTTGTGGAAACATTTCAATCAGTGGGCAAACAGTAAAAAAAGCAGTAGACACTTTTGAACGTGCTTCATTAGCTCATAGAGCCAAAAAACAAGTCAAGTATCTATACATAGAGGCTGACGAAGATCATGTGGCATGTCAGCACGGGCGGAGCTTCGAGGTTCGCCTGGTATATATTCATGAAGGGTGGGATTCGAGTAAAAAGAGCCGCAAACTTGAACAACCCATATACCAAAGCAGTGTAGACGAAGATATACATATCTTTTGGGAAAGAGTCTGGGAAGAAGCAGATAAACTCTATGACTTGGAAGGGGTAGAAAAAATATACCTAATAGGAGATGGTGCAGCCTGGATTCAAAGAGGAAAAGAAGTATTTCCTCAGGCAGAATTTATTTTAGACCGTTTCCATTACATGAAATATGTTCATATGGTTGTTGGGAGAGACCATAAGCGAGGGCAAATACTAAAAAATGCCATACGCTTTGGAAATTTTGAAAAAGCCCAAGAAGTAATCAGGGAATTAATAAAGGCGGCAGTTACTCCCGGTCATAAACAAAGAATTTTAGATGCCTGGAGATATATTAAGAACAACTGGGCAGCAATAATGGCTTTGTACCGTGAAGAAAAAACAATAAGCTGCAGTGGAGAAGGGCACATAAGTCATATTCTTTCAGCACGATTAAGCAGCCGGCCTATGGGTTGGAGCAAAAATGGAGCCAGGCACATGTCTTATGTGCGAGTTGCACGGGCTAACGGGCAGTCTATTACCGAGGAATACAGGCGGCAACAACAATCCCAACCTTTACCTATTATTTCTATTCAACAAGAAAAATTAGAAAGGGAACGTATGAAACTAAAAGATACTCGTGAGGTACTTGATAATATCCCAATATTGCATGGACCCAAAAATTATCTTTGGGAAGCCTTGAGAGGGTTATCTTTAGGTTAA